Proteins encoded within one genomic window of bacterium:
- a CDS encoding Bpu10I family restriction endonuclease, with the protein MKLSTSHGDKLKSLLQNGKLPREDVPKIEEAIGRYEKWLQRLRKVQGTSQEKLTKMVSLLNDYRLYIDLELVFESSKDFLYRQKGQLKLDNTVIEEFLPILVTTILSDKLKGYELSFGPTTCFSSIRFESSLTSCHTEVGMQVREKDQDFAISKKLFIRASHSPDFKEAITKETHIAYIVAECKTNLDKTMFQEAAATAIDVKVAVPTAKYYLLCEWLDMTPISTSTTAIDEVIILRKAKRLSSNIRKEFDTVEGRQGKKAFFEEYLKSHPFAEETFSRFLVHVAIITRPVVLGLVEQIGAGTFLSYKSSVLV; encoded by the coding sequence ATGAAATTGTCCACCTCTCATGGTGACAAGCTAAAATCCCTTCTGCAAAATGGAAAACTTCCCAGAGAAGATGTACCTAAAATTGAGGAGGCAATTGGACGTTATGAAAAATGGCTTCAACGATTACGAAAGGTCCAAGGTACATCCCAAGAAAAACTAACAAAAATGGTCAGCCTCTTAAACGATTATAGATTATACATTGACTTAGAGTTAGTCTTCGAGAGCAGCAAAGATTTTCTCTATCGTCAAAAAGGCCAACTTAAACTTGATAATACTGTTATTGAAGAGTTTCTTCCAATATTGGTTACAACCATCCTCTCGGATAAACTTAAGGGGTATGAGCTATCATTTGGACCAACTACTTGTTTTTCCAGCATTAGATTTGAATCAAGCTTAACTTCCTGTCATACAGAAGTTGGCATGCAAGTTAGAGAGAAGGACCAGGATTTCGCAATCAGTAAAAAACTCTTCATTCGCGCATCACACTCTCCAGATTTTAAAGAGGCTATCACCAAAGAAACACATATCGCTTATATAGTTGCCGAATGTAAGACTAACCTTGATAAGACAATGTTCCAAGAGGCAGCAGCAACAGCTATAGATGTTAAAGTAGCTGTCCCAACAGCCAAATATTACTTACTATGCGAGTGGCTTGATATGACTCCCATTAGCACCAGCACTACAGCTATTGATGAGGTTATAATTCTTCGGAAAGCGAAACGACTTTCGTCTAACATTCGTAAAGAATTCGATACGGTTGAAGGCAGACAGGGGAAAAAAGCCTTTTTCGAGGAGTATTTGAAATCACACCCTTTCGCGGAGGAAACATTTTCCAGATTCTTAGTACACGTCGCCATAATTACGCGGCCAGTTGTTTTGGGCCTGGTGGAGCAAATTGGAGCAGGAACTTTTCTTTCGTATAAGTCCAGTGTATTGGTTTAG
- a CDS encoding DNA methyltransferase: MSHLAGHYRETPLNRSEISQADLDIKNKIRSNPLHWNGQFSPQLIEVLLNRYATSETLLFDPFLGSGTILLEAGLLGIEAYGTEINPAAVLLAQTYHFINVPGNIRSLYLEKVSSLIRREFIKKFPLFQNVRIEMIKSRLIDLLSSIEDARQHNLFETLIVLLDFYKQDLSVEKLFKMWNKITELVLRLPFSEKPIKVFHADSRKTPLADSSVDLVITSPPYINVFNYHQQYRASVESLNWDLLKVAKSEIGSNRKHRGNRFLTAIQYCLDMAQTFKELARVCCSNSRLIFVVGRESTIRGTSFYNGEIVTEVAHSSLGFNLILKQERVFLNRFGQNIFEDILHFSPPTGKSNPLFLESARSIAQKILETAYSVANKAKDDIRSALENIDTVQPSPVFEGDQILSKAENTKGRTDEIVHLSW, encoded by the coding sequence ATGTCACACCTTGCTGGACATTACCGAGAAACTCCACTGAATAGATCCGAGATATCACAGGCTGACCTTGATATTAAAAATAAAATTCGGAGTAACCCGCTCCATTGGAATGGTCAATTTTCTCCTCAATTAATTGAGGTCCTATTAAATAGATATGCTACTTCTGAAACCTTGTTATTTGATCCATTCCTAGGAAGCGGAACAATTTTACTTGAGGCAGGCTTGCTGGGTATTGAAGCGTATGGTACCGAGATCAATCCCGCGGCTGTCTTATTGGCACAGACTTATCATTTCATCAACGTTCCAGGTAACATACGATCCCTTTATTTAGAGAAGGTATCGAGTCTTATAAGACGAGAATTTATAAAAAAATTCCCGCTTTTCCAAAATGTACGTATTGAAATGATTAAGTCTCGACTCATAGACTTGCTGTCAAGCATCGAGGATGCCAGGCAACATAATCTATTTGAAACACTTATCGTATTGTTAGACTTTTATAAGCAGGATTTATCTGTAGAAAAGCTATTTAAAATGTGGAATAAAATCACAGAGCTTGTCCTCCGGCTCCCCTTTTCTGAGAAGCCAATTAAAGTATTCCATGCTGACTCGAGAAAAACTCCTTTGGCAGATTCGTCTGTTGACTTGGTTATAACATCACCACCGTATATCAATGTCTTCAACTATCATCAGCAATATAGAGCTTCGGTCGAATCCCTCAATTGGGATTTATTAAAAGTCGCAAAATCTGAAATTGGCTCGAACAGGAAGCATAGAGGGAACAGGTTCTTAACGGCTATACAATATTGCCTTGATATGGCACAAACATTTAAAGAGTTGGCAAGGGTTTGTTGCTCCAACAGCAGGTTGATTTTTGTGGTTGGTAGAGAATCAACTATTAGAGGGACTTCTTTTTACAATGGTGAGATTGTTACCGAAGTTGCTCATAGTTCATTGGGATTCAACCTGATTCTTAAACAAGAAAGGGTTTTTCTTAACCGTTTCGGACAAAATATCTTTGAAGATATTCTCCATTTTTCTCCACCAACGGGTAAATCAAATCCGTTATTTTTAGAGAGCGCACGATCAATTGCACAAAAAATCCTCGAAACTGCATACTCAGTAGCTAACAAGGCCAAGGATGATATAAGATCAGCCTTGGAGAATATTGATACGGTTCAACCATCTCCTGTGTTTGAAGGTGATCAGATCTTAAGTAAAGCTGAAAACACGAAAGGCCGAACTGATGAAATTGTCCACCTCTCATGGTGA
- a CDS encoding adenylyltransferase/cytidyltransferase family protein, with the protein MSQYLTSKLTVREEIPLLADRLRAAGKRIVLANGCFDLLHVGHIRYLTGAKELGDVLFVGINSDQSTRILKGPTRPLFPHEERAEMLAALACVDYVTIFPELTVENLLLALKPDIHAKGTDYTEQSVPEAAIVRSFGGRVAIVGDPKNHSSSDIILELGGMSRKEK; encoded by the coding sequence ATGAGCCAGTACCTTACCAGCAAGCTCACCGTACGCGAAGAAATACCTCTCCTGGCTGACCGGCTTCGGGCGGCAGGCAAGCGGATCGTTCTGGCCAATGGCTGCTTCGATCTCCTCCACGTAGGGCACATCCGGTATCTTACCGGAGCGAAGGAGCTTGGGGATGTCCTGTTTGTTGGCATCAACAGCGATCAATCCACCCGCATCCTCAAAGGTCCCACCCGGCCCCTGTTCCCGCACGAGGAGCGGGCGGAGATGCTGGCTGCCCTGGCCTGTGTTGATTATGTTACCATTTTCCCGGAGCTTACGGTTGAAAACCTCCTGCTGGCGCTGAAACCCGATATCCATGCCAAGGGAACGGATTACACCGAACAAAGCGTGCCCGAAGCGGCCATTGTCCGCTCCTTTGGGGGAAGGGTGGCTATCGTGGGCGATCCGAAAAACCACTCCTCCAGCGATATTATCCTGGAGCTGGGGGGAATGAGCAGGAAAGAAAAATAG
- a CDS encoding bifunctional ADP-heptose synthase, giving the protein MDTQQFIPILDRFRSKKIMILGDLIADEYLFTHCSRISREAPVLILRYESRKVVLGGGANATHNVCALGARALPVAVVGKDEMGECVLDLMREKGISTDLVYMASGCHTTTKTRVLAGSHHTTKQQVVRIDREPEIPVNGEAEEFILQSLTENIDRVDALLVSDYGLGVCSAKVRERVSQLAAERPSRIITVDSRYEILSYRGVTALTPNEPEIEEALQIALKSEADLKSCGQMALQKTGCRNVLITRGKSGMFLLDQTGDFHFIPIYGQDEVADVTGAGDTVISTFTLALTAGATPFEAARLANYAGGIKVMKSGTVPVYWQELREAVEGEREEEKSGVTAGS; this is encoded by the coding sequence ATGGATACTCAGCAGTTTATTCCTATTCTGGATCGATTTCGCTCGAAGAAAATCATGATCCTGGGTGACCTGATTGCCGATGAGTATCTTTTCACCCATTGCAGCCGCATTTCGCGGGAAGCGCCGGTGCTGATTCTGCGGTATGAATCGAGGAAGGTTGTCCTGGGCGGAGGGGCCAATGCCACCCATAATGTCTGCGCCCTGGGGGCCAGGGCATTGCCGGTTGCCGTGGTGGGAAAGGATGAAATGGGAGAATGTGTTCTTGACCTGATGCGGGAAAAGGGCATCTCTACTGATCTGGTCTACATGGCCAGTGGCTGCCATACTACAACCAAAACGCGCGTTTTGGCCGGAAGCCATCATACGACCAAACAGCAGGTGGTCAGGATCGACCGGGAGCCGGAAATTCCCGTGAATGGCGAAGCGGAAGAGTTTATCCTGCAATCCCTTACGGAAAACATCGACCGGGTTGATGCCCTTTTGGTTTCCGACTATGGCCTGGGGGTCTGCTCGGCGAAAGTCCGGGAGAGGGTCAGCCAGTTGGCTGCCGAGCGGCCGTCAAGGATCATTACCGTGGATTCCCGGTATGAAATTCTCTCCTACCGGGGAGTGACCGCTCTGACCCCCAACGAGCCCGAAATCGAAGAAGCCCTGCAAATTGCCCTGAAGAGTGAGGCGGACCTGAAATCCTGCGGCCAGATGGCCCTCCAAAAGACCGGGTGCCGGAACGTTCTGATTACCCGCGGCAAGAGCGGGATGTTTCTCCTCGATCAAACCGGAGATTTTCACTTTATCCCGATCTACGGTCAGGATGAGGTGGCGGATGTCACCGGAGCCGGGGACACGGTCATCAGCACCTTCACCCTGGCGCTTACCGCCGGAGCTACTCCCTTCGAGGCTGCAAGGCTTGCCAATTATGCCGGAGGGATCAAGGTCATGAAGAGCGGAACCGTTCCCGTATACTGGCAGGAGCTGCGGGAAGCAGTGGAGGGGGAGCGGGAAGAGGAAAAGAGCGGGGTGACTGCCGGATCATGA
- a CDS encoding HAD family hydrolase codes for MRFEGTMEKEGNCRAIFMDRDGTISEEVGYVNHLSRFHLLPRTAEAVRLINQSDFKAVVVTNQAGVARGYFPEVLVREVHTKMQMLLGQEGAHVDRIYYCPHHPHVGPDSYRIDCDCRKPKIGMLEKAVRDLKVDLSRSYIIGDKHTEIVMGHKAGVKSILVLTGYGIGELELYGDQWEQKPDFIAEDLLAAVKWILQQESPGENRS; via the coding sequence ATGAGGTTTGAAGGTACGATGGAAAAAGAAGGAAATTGTCGAGCCATATTTATGGACCGGGATGGGACCATCAGTGAGGAAGTGGGGTATGTGAACCACCTGAGCCGCTTCCACCTGCTGCCCAGAACAGCCGAAGCGGTCAGGCTGATCAATCAGAGCGATTTTAAGGCCGTTGTAGTTACCAATCAGGCAGGAGTGGCCCGTGGTTATTTTCCCGAAGTGCTGGTTCGGGAAGTACATACCAAAATGCAAATGCTCCTCGGCCAGGAGGGAGCCCATGTGGACAGGATTTACTATTGCCCCCATCATCCTCATGTCGGGCCGGACAGCTATCGGATTGACTGTGACTGCCGAAAACCCAAAATCGGCATGCTGGAAAAGGCGGTCCGGGACCTCAAGGTGGACCTGTCGCGGTCATATATTATCGGTGATAAGCATACCGAAATAGTCATGGGTCATAAGGCGGGGGTAAAGTCAATTCTGGTTCTCACCGGCTACGGCATCGGAGAGCTTGAGCTGTATGGTGACCAGTGGGAGCAAAAACCTGACTTTATCGCCGAAGACCTTCTGGCTGCGGTGAAGTGGATTTTGCAGCAGGAGTCACCGGGGGAGAACCGCTCCTGA
- the waaF gene encoding lipopolysaccharide heptosyltransferase II, producing MRGEDRYSIKPDGIRNILVRGTNWVGDAVMTLPAICAIRRNFPQARIMILARPWVQGVYAHCPDIDGTITYDQQGGFLSSRYSVIRKLHHQGFDLAILLQNAFDAALITFLAGIPRRVGYNTDGRTWLLTHRVKISEDILKVHQVYYYLRILEALGLKAERAAPRLAVSDREKDKANQYLRVKGYRGAEPLLGFNPGAIYGSAKRWFADSFAAVADRAARQYGARCIIFGSIHDLPAAREMASRMESSPILAAGETRLEELPGLLSRCSLLVTNDSGLMHMAAASGVAVIAVFGSTDPRTTSPYGDEHTIIYKQAACSPCLRRECPTDHACMKAITVDDVWQAVVEKMRKR from the coding sequence GTGAGGGGAGAAGACAGATACTCGATCAAACCTGATGGAATCAGGAATATTCTGGTCAGGGGAACCAACTGGGTCGGGGATGCGGTCATGACGCTTCCGGCCATTTGTGCAATTCGCCGGAATTTTCCGCAGGCCAGGATCATGATCCTGGCCAGGCCCTGGGTGCAGGGGGTGTATGCTCATTGCCCGGATATCGACGGGACGATTACCTACGATCAGCAGGGCGGGTTTTTAAGCTCCCGGTATAGCGTGATCAGAAAGCTGCACCATCAGGGGTTTGATCTGGCCATTTTGCTGCAAAATGCTTTTGATGCAGCCCTGATTACCTTTTTGGCTGGTATTCCCCGCCGGGTAGGGTATAATACGGATGGCCGCACCTGGCTTCTAACCCATAGGGTGAAAATCTCGGAAGATATCCTGAAGGTTCACCAGGTCTACTATTATCTGAGAATTCTGGAAGCCCTCGGCTTGAAGGCAGAGAGGGCTGCTCCCCGGCTGGCTGTTTCTGACCGGGAAAAGGATAAGGCAAACCAGTATTTGCGCGTCAAAGGATACAGGGGGGCAGAGCCGCTGCTGGGATTCAACCCCGGGGCTATTTATGGCTCCGCCAAGCGGTGGTTTGCGGACAGCTTTGCTGCCGTGGCTGACAGAGCTGCCAGGCAGTATGGGGCACGGTGTATTATTTTCGGCAGCATCCATGATTTGCCTGCGGCCAGGGAAATGGCCTCCCGGATGGAGTCTTCCCCTATTCTGGCTGCCGGAGAAACCAGGCTGGAGGAGCTTCCGGGCTTATTGAGCAGGTGCTCGCTGCTGGTTACCAATGACTCCGGCCTGATGCATATGGCTGCTGCCTCAGGCGTTGCAGTAATAGCCGTTTTCGGCTCCACTGACCCGCGGACCACCTCGCCCTACGGTGACGAGCATACCATCATTTACAAGCAGGCCGCGTGCAGTCCGTGCCTGCGCAGGGAGTGCCCGACAGATCATGCATGCATGAAGGCGATAACCGTAGACGATGTCTGGCAGGCAGTAGTGGAGAAAATGAGGAAAAGATAG
- a CDS encoding lysophospholipid acyltransferase family protein, translated as MGRKVEGPGKKRRDLLTYWLALSLMGILNSLPFFVSCWIGEMAGNLWYHLDQRHRRITLENLERAFHHEMSESQRIALAKRAYRNLGRVLVECICLPARPPDVIRDYVCMSGIDNLYEAKKKGKGILFLTAHFGNWELLGLAFSLYGFPSSVVARPLDNPYLDRMVERRRVQFGNRVIAKKGAVREIVRCLARKGMVGILMDQNVSEREGVFVDFFNTPASTTPVLAALSQKTGAPVIPVFMVPRKGRAGYEIEVGEPVALIDTGDKEKDLIANTARFTRIIEENIRRFPHCWFWMHRRWKVQPEDQLRKWGKVRQVEEGISHQP; from the coding sequence ATGGGAAGAAAAGTTGAAGGACCGGGGAAAAAACGCCGCGATCTCCTCACCTACTGGCTGGCCTTGAGTCTCATGGGAATTTTGAACTCTTTGCCTTTTTTTGTGAGCTGCTGGATAGGAGAGATGGCGGGAAATCTCTGGTATCACCTTGACCAGAGGCACCGTCGCATTACGCTGGAGAATCTGGAGCGGGCTTTTCACCACGAGATGTCGGAGAGCCAGCGGATCGCCCTGGCCAAGCGGGCTTACCGTAACCTGGGCCGGGTACTGGTGGAATGCATTTGCCTGCCCGCCCGGCCCCCCGATGTCATTCGGGATTATGTATGCATGAGCGGTATCGACAATCTTTATGAGGCGAAAAAGAAGGGAAAGGGGATATTGTTTTTGACCGCTCATTTCGGCAATTGGGAATTGCTGGGTCTGGCTTTCAGCCTGTATGGGTTCCCTTCTTCGGTGGTGGCCAGACCCCTGGATAACCCTTACCTGGACCGGATGGTCGAAAGACGCAGGGTTCAATTCGGCAACCGGGTTATTGCCAAAAAAGGTGCGGTCAGGGAAATTGTCAGATGTCTGGCCCGCAAGGGAATGGTCGGTATTTTAATGGACCAGAACGTATCGGAGCGCGAGGGGGTGTTTGTCGATTTTTTCAATACTCCGGCATCGACTACTCCTGTTCTGGCTGCACTGAGCCAGAAAACCGGCGCGCCGGTTATCCCGGTTTTCATGGTGCCCCGAAAGGGAAGAGCCGGATACGAAATAGAAGTAGGAGAGCCGGTAGCCCTGATCGATACTGGAGATAAAGAGAAGGACCTGATTGCCAATACTGCCCGGTTTACCCGCATTATCGAAGAGAATATCCGCAGGTTTCCTCACTGCTGGTTCTGGATGCACCGGCGGTGGAAGGTCCAGCCTGAAGATCAGTTGAGGAAGTGGGGCAAGGTCCGGCAGGTGGAAGAAGGCATAAGCCACCAGCCATAA
- the lpxK gene encoding tetraacyldisaccharide 4'-kinase, protein MKSWLGMQQFLEVTEPGFGQKLCRAPLVGLSKIYQAAGRCREKAYRLGFRPTAKLPCRVICVGNLTVGGTGKTPTVDLVCRTLLESGERVGIISRGYGRRTSPAERSDILVVSDGSKVCASSRAAGDEPLMLARRLPEVPVLVGKSRYRAGQEALARFNLQTLVLDDGFQHLQLSRDLNILVLDGRKPFGNGYCLPAGSLRESPQALARADLILLTRICSHEQREKAEREIRRYNSRAPVVIGCHQPKDLISLQGDQILPLSAIEGKSVVALCAIADPGAFAATLKALSAEVIEAAAFADHHWYSAAELRQVNGRVAAGKSWGLVTTEKDAVRIQPGLLQCPVWVLRIDMVLVDGKELWEEKLKDRGKNAAISSPTGWP, encoded by the coding sequence ATGAAATCCTGGCTGGGCATGCAGCAGTTCCTTGAGGTCACGGAGCCGGGCTTTGGGCAGAAATTGTGCCGTGCTCCCCTGGTTGGTTTATCGAAAATCTATCAGGCTGCCGGGCGCTGCCGGGAGAAAGCCTACCGGCTTGGATTTCGGCCAACAGCCAAACTCCCGTGCAGGGTCATCTGCGTGGGGAATCTGACGGTTGGCGGGACCGGGAAAACCCCGACTGTGGACCTGGTCTGCCGGACGCTGCTGGAAAGCGGCGAGCGGGTTGGGATCATCAGCCGGGGGTATGGGAGACGGACTTCGCCTGCTGAACGCAGCGATATCCTGGTGGTTTCAGATGGCAGCAAGGTATGCGCATCGAGCCGGGCAGCCGGAGACGAGCCGCTCATGCTGGCCAGGAGGCTGCCGGAAGTTCCGGTACTGGTGGGAAAAAGCCGCTATCGGGCAGGGCAGGAGGCCCTTGCCAGGTTCAATCTCCAGACCCTTGTTCTGGATGATGGCTTTCAACATCTGCAACTTTCCAGGGATCTGAACATTCTGGTCCTGGACGGGCGAAAGCCTTTCGGCAATGGATATTGCCTGCCTGCGGGGAGTTTGCGTGAGTCGCCGCAGGCCCTTGCCAGGGCGGACCTGATCCTGCTGACCAGGATTTGCAGTCACGAGCAGCGTGAGAAGGCAGAGAGAGAAATCCGAAGGTATAATTCCCGTGCCCCCGTGGTTATCGGCTGTCATCAACCGAAAGACCTGATTTCACTTCAGGGGGATCAGATACTGCCCCTTTCGGCCATCGAGGGGAAATCGGTCGTTGCCCTGTGCGCCATTGCCGATCCCGGAGCCTTTGCAGCCACCCTGAAGGCCCTGTCTGCCGAAGTAATAGAGGCAGCAGCTTTTGCGGACCATCACTGGTATTCAGCGGCTGAGCTTCGGCAGGTGAACGGGCGGGTCGCGGCCGGAAAAAGCTGGGGCCTTGTGACTACGGAAAAGGATGCGGTTCGCATACAGCCCGGATTACTCCAGTGTCCTGTCTGGGTTTTGCGCATTGACATGGTCCTGGTGGACGGAAAGGAACTATGGGAAGAAAAGTTGAAGGACCGGGGAAAAAACGCCGCGATCTCCTCACCTACTGGCTGGCCTTGA
- a CDS encoding 3-deoxy-D-manno-octulosonic acid transferase, translating into MPRFLFEYFTTAKYKEDLWQRFGIYAPAVQRQFSGKRPAWIHAVSVGEVMAASPLIRELSARYPDLPLTISTVTRTGREMVKKSLGNQEKQSIFLPFDFRWITGRVMGLMHPRFLLLTETEIWPNLIHSAARRRVPVMIVNGRISSRSYERYRMVKGWLRPVLAGIRVFGMQSARDAARIVKLGADPARVFVTGNLKFDQANTRISIIERETLAQGLRLSPDVPVLMAGSTHRGEEEAVIEVYRHLLSHSPSLVLLIAPRYLPEIPAIEDQCSQAGLYVERKTRIVQGEARKSADGQTGRVIILDTIGELSKMYSLATVVFVGGSMVPIGGHNLLEPAMYGKPILFGPHVDNFREISQLLKSCGAGFEVQSREELERQLEGLLQDRSARDRAGQSALRAVEENCGATQKTIDLIERYVMGREEKETGVRSQESGEKHLF; encoded by the coding sequence ATGCCGAGGTTTTTATTCGAATATTTCACCACGGCCAAGTACAAGGAGGACCTGTGGCAGCGGTTCGGCATCTATGCTCCGGCGGTGCAGCGACAGTTCAGCGGCAAACGACCGGCCTGGATCCATGCGGTTTCTGTAGGCGAGGTGATGGCCGCAAGCCCGTTGATCCGGGAATTATCCGCCCGCTACCCCGATCTTCCGCTGACCATTTCCACCGTCACCAGAACGGGCCGCGAAATGGTTAAAAAGTCCCTGGGCAATCAGGAGAAGCAAAGCATCTTTCTTCCCTTCGATTTCCGGTGGATTACCGGGCGGGTTATGGGGCTGATGCATCCCCGTTTCCTCCTGTTGACCGAAACGGAGATCTGGCCCAATCTGATTCATTCCGCAGCCAGGCGCAGGGTGCCGGTCATGATTGTCAATGGCCGCATCTCCTCCCGCTCGTATGAGCGATACCGCATGGTGAAGGGCTGGCTTCGTCCGGTTCTGGCCGGAATCAGGGTTTTTGGCATGCAGTCAGCCCGCGATGCGGCCAGGATTGTCAAACTTGGTGCGGATCCGGCGCGGGTCTTTGTCACCGGAAATCTCAAGTTTGATCAGGCAAACACGAGGATTTCAATAATCGAGCGGGAAACCCTGGCTCAGGGCCTGCGCCTTTCTCCCGATGTTCCGGTATTGATGGCCGGAAGCACCCACCGGGGCGAGGAGGAAGCTGTCATTGAGGTCTACCGGCACCTTCTGTCGCATTCTCCCAGTCTGGTTCTCCTGATCGCTCCCCGCTACCTGCCGGAAATTCCGGCTATTGAGGATCAATGCAGCCAGGCGGGGCTGTATGTTGAGCGAAAGACCCGCATCGTTCAGGGAGAAGCCCGAAAATCAGCCGATGGGCAAACCGGACGGGTGATTATCCTGGATACCATCGGTGAGCTGTCAAAAATGTACAGCCTGGCAACGGTGGTTTTTGTGGGAGGGAGCATGGTGCCGATCGGCGGGCACAATCTGCTTGAGCCGGCCATGTATGGAAAACCGATCCTCTTTGGCCCTCATGTGGATAATTTCCGGGAGATTTCACAGCTCCTCAAAAGTTGCGGGGCAGGGTTTGAGGTCCAGAGCCGGGAAGAGCTGGAAAGGCAGCTTGAGGGGCTTTTGCAGGACCGCTCAGCCCGCGACCGGGCCGGACAATCAGCCCTGCGGGCAGTAGAGGAAAATTGCGGGGCCACCCAAAAGACCATCGACCTGATTGAACGATATGTAATGGGGAGAGAAGAGAAGGAGACAGGAGTCAGAAGTCAGGAGTCAGGAGAAAAGCATTTATTCTGA
- the smpB gene encoding SsrA-binding protein SmpB, whose product MKKESDQKVIAVNKKASFDYFIQETLEAGIVLQGTEVKSIREGRINLKDSYAKVEGDEVYLLNCHISPYSHSAFYNHEPTRKRKLLLKKRQIKRLIGKALEKGQTVVPLKVYLKRNLVKVEIALAEGKKLYDKRETLKRKEEEKNMARALKAKYR is encoded by the coding sequence ATGAAGAAAGAGAGCGATCAGAAAGTCATCGCCGTAAATAAAAAGGCTTCATTCGATTACTTTATTCAGGAAACCCTGGAAGCGGGGATTGTCCTGCAAGGGACCGAGGTAAAGTCCATCCGGGAGGGAAGAATAAACCTGAAGGACAGCTATGCCAAGGTCGAGGGAGATGAGGTTTATCTCCTCAATTGCCATATCAGCCCGTATAGTCATAGCGCCTTCTATAATCACGAGCCGACCAGAAAGCGAAAGCTCCTGCTCAAAAAACGCCAGATCAAAAGGCTCATCGGCAAGGCGCTCGAAAAAGGGCAGACCGTAGTCCCTCTCAAGGTATACCTGAAGCGGAATCTGGTGAAGGTGGAAATTGCCCTGGCTGAGGGCAAGAAATTATACGATAAGAGAGAGACGTTAAAGCGCAAAGAAGAGGAAAAAAATATGGCGCGGGCCCTGAAGGCTAAGTACCGGTAA
- a CDS encoding DUF4435 domain-containing protein — MKERITGFYVANSIRMKRSGYQGSFLIVEGPDDSKVYKRFLDDHTCRVIIAHGKQNAIDAWEQLGGVQAKDVIVIADSDFDRLRDIARKSVNFLFTDFHDLECMIFASAALDNYLDEFASSEKVKSFCEACRTTVREHILQCSSPIGYLRFISEILHLKLTFEGLKYDKFIDKKEVKINVSKMIRKVMELSSNSSMDDQQLEAELVSLKSKGYDLWQICCGKDMIGVLSIAMRRAIATRKESECLAEDIAATLRLAFDFTMFTQTRLYEEILQWQKETGRSILHV; from the coding sequence GTGAAAGAACGAATCACTGGTTTTTATGTTGCCAATTCAATAAGAATGAAGCGGTCCGGCTACCAAGGATCGTTTTTGATAGTGGAAGGCCCGGATGATTCTAAGGTTTACAAACGGTTTCTCGATGATCATACCTGTAGAGTCATTATCGCTCATGGAAAACAGAATGCAATTGATGCCTGGGAACAATTGGGCGGTGTTCAAGCAAAAGATGTTATCGTAATAGCCGATAGTGATTTTGATCGCTTACGAGATATTGCCAGAAAAAGTGTTAACTTCCTGTTTACTGACTTCCATGACCTCGAATGTATGATATTTGCGTCCGCTGCCCTCGACAATTATTTAGATGAGTTTGCAAGCAGTGAAAAAGTAAAAAGCTTTTGTGAAGCTTGTAGAACAACGGTTCGTGAACATATACTCCAATGTTCCTCCCCCATAGGTTATTTGAGGTTTATTTCTGAAATTTTACATCTAAAATTGACTTTCGAGGGCTTGAAGTATGATAAGTTTATTGATAAGAAAGAAGTTAAGATTAATGTAAGCAAGATGATTAGAAAAGTCATGGAATTATCTTCAAATAGCTCTATGGATGACCAGCAGCTTGAAGCAGAGCTTGTCTCTCTGAAAAGCAAAGGCTATGACCTTTGGCAGATATGCTGTGGAAAGGACATGATTGGTGTTCTATCAATTGCGATGAGACGTGCAATTGCTACAAGGAAGGAAAGTGAATGTCTCGCAGAAGATATTGCTGCTACTTTACGGCTGGCATTCGATTTTACCATGTTCACCCAAACCAGATTATATGAGGAAATACTTCAGTGGCAGAAAGAAACAGGTCGAAGTATTCTGCATGTATGA